From a single Nothobranchius furzeri strain GRZ-AD chromosome 7, NfurGRZ-RIMD1, whole genome shotgun sequence genomic region:
- the chchd7 gene encoding coiled-coil-helix-coiled-coil-helix domain-containing protein 7 isoform X2 has translation MDKNSMKARNQDINPCLEEGDASQKCLDSYNYDKSLCSAYFQRYKDCRKYWHNVMVQRRRDGVRPNMPSAAERLEMLEAIGGKPY, from the exons ATGGATAAAAACTCCATGAAGGCTCGTAATCAGGACATCAACCCATGTTTGGAG GAAGGTGATGCCTCCCAGAAATGTCTTGACTCTTACAACTATGATAAGAGCTTGTGTTCGGCCTATTTCCAGAGATACAAGGACTGTAGGAAGTACTGG caCAACGTGATGGTGCAGAGGAGGCGAGATGGTGTGCGACCCAACATGCCCTCTGCTGCTGAAAGGCTGGAGATGCTGGAAGCCATTGGAGGGAAACCTTATTGA
- the chchd7 gene encoding coiled-coil-helix-coiled-coil-helix domain-containing protein 7 isoform X1: MDKNSMKARNQDINPCLEEGDASQKCLDSYNYDKSLCSAYFQRYKDCRKYWVSPTGSGIALVLAQQLMVGPDTNIVSLQHHPVVIQAQRDGAEEARWCATQHALCC; encoded by the exons ATGGATAAAAACTCCATGAAGGCTCGTAATCAGGACATCAACCCATGTTTGGAG GAAGGTGATGCCTCCCAGAAATGTCTTGACTCTTACAACTATGATAAGAGCTTGTGTTCGGCCTATTTCCAGAGATACAAGGACTGTAGGAAGTACTGGGTGAGTCCCACTGGGTCAGGAATAGCTCTGGTTCTGGCTCAACAGCTGATGGTAGGACCAGACACAAACATTGTGTCACTACAACACCATCCAGTGGTCATTCAGG caCAACGTGATGGTGCAGAGGAGGCGAGATGGTGTGCGACCCAACATGCCCTCTGCTGCTGA